In Glycine max cultivar Williams 82 chromosome 10, Glycine_max_v4.0, whole genome shotgun sequence, the DNA window tcttttatatttagAATTTTACTCGATCCATCTAAACAAGTCATTAGATTACTGATCATCATATTTCGTCTcaagttaaataataataatatcagttTACAATTCTTGTCAACACGACGACTTCACGCACCCATTAGCATTTTCATTTTAGATTAATTTGAGTAAATTATGTCTTTCTCTGTTTTCAAGCATATTcaatttaagtttttgtttttaaaaagtatgtgttctttagaagaaaaatatatattatatttaattttattttaatattttctcgtTTATTGTATACATCATTaagaactaattttaaatatttattataatttttgtgactttaaaaatttaaaattaaaattaaaaattgttgataaaagtatttaaaaatttataatatcttttaaaatattaaaaccaataatatgatatttaatattaattgctAACGACActaaaaaactacaaaatacATTTACAAACatattcataattatttattaatgttaagatgtttttatattgataatataatgaaatataattcatattcatcTACCTTAAGAaggaaatatatttgaaaaaaaaacgaaaaagatgAATGTAATTCGACACAATTAATTATATACCGAATAGTTTGGTACTTTGTTCATGGAAAACACCATTATTGAACAATCAATTAACTAACACTTATTTTTGGTGGaactaataattattaaaagaaaattgtttgtACTCTAGTGATTACTTGGATGATTGCAACTAAATTTCTACCCTCGATCCTTTCGACTTGCGGTTACCGCCAAAGCAAACAACGATTTCCATGCAAATAAGAGATCCCCATTGTAAATGGTTTAAAAACATACTCACATAAAAAGTTTCTAAATGAAACCTGTTACGTAAATTTGTCCACACGTTGGTGTACTTTAGTTCCATCTTTTTGTGCAGCCTAATAGTATGGTCATATCTGGTCCTTTTTAATCGTTTATGTTTGAATTTatagaaatcaaataaataggaaagaattttttttctcgtttgaaggaaaactaaaaaaagaaaattaaacctCTCATTTCACAATACTAACCTGAATTTAGTTAGAGGacctcaaataataataaactaaccaaaatttgaatataactataaattttcttattagaggatttaattttacaaaataaactaacaaaaataacaattaacaaatgtgtaccttaaaaaacattaaaaacttaaataaataaattggtgCCAACCATATTTACtcacaaaaaattatacatgaacataataagtaaataaaaaaataatacatttgaaaaaaagaagagtcaaacatatatctatctatatatatatatacaagatGGTTAAATATAATCTAACTCGTCATTTTTTGTTTACTAGGTGAGTTGATGCGTAGACTCAACATGTTTTATCACTCCAAAACATAAAgaatgatatgtttttttttttatttcaaaatatgcaatttagttatattttttcaacttaGTGGAATCAAACTTAATTTTGATATACAGTATTTATCTAACTTTTTTTATCACTAGGCTGATCTTAGTATAtattgaatatataataaatgtagCTACTTGCAAGGTTGCAACACATTGCACATGTAACTGAGATGTGGAACATATAATATCTCAGTCCATCATTAATGTTTATGGACGATGCCATTTCTTGTATATGTGCTTATTCGTCGGATGCTAATTACTCATAAGTCATATCTAACCAagttattattcaatttaacCAGAAATTCGAATTGATCATAATCAGGCATAATGCGATTCCTTTTAcgaacttatttttaaaagggtcttttttaaaacatattccTCAAGGGGCctgatttgtaaaaaaaaaaaatcacgtgATATCGTCATTCCCATTAGCGTAACCTTACTGTTtatgtcagcaaaaaaaaatatgtgtgcCAAGTGTGTTTCGCCATTAGCACTGGCAAAACACATTGCTTGTGTGACATACATATCATCAACTCCAACTGCATAACACCAGAAAAAGGATTCACTTGCCATGTAGATTTCGCCAATGATAGTGACAAAACACATTGTGCATGTCACAAGGTTAAATTCttcaaaattatctttattaaaaaatctactagttctattaattgttttttaccttaattatgagtgtgtttaaataaataatcaaatttttaattataagttcttaaataatataataatatattcttgcttatattttgtgacgGTATATTATTCAGCCTTCAcacaattattttatgaaatgaacaattaaaattttgtcttACACAAAATAAAAGGCACTTCAACCCACTAGAACCTACAACCTCTCAAAAGCACAGTGAGGAACCCATAGGTTTTTGCCAATACTGTTGGCGGAACCTTGTGACATGCGCAATGTGTTTCGCCATTATCATTGGCGAAACCCACATGGCACGTGAATGCTTTTTCTGCATGAACAATGTTATTGCCGCGGTGTTACGCAGTTGAAGTTGGTGATATGCATGTCACGCAAACCGTGTGTTTCGCAGTGGTGATGACGAAACACACTTGACACACGTATTTTTTGTTCTAACATGAATGATAGGATTATGCGGATGAAAATGACAATATCACctgatttttttacaaaatagaacccttgaaaaatatatttaaaaaaaaaacctttttaaaattaagtttgtaAAAGGAACCCATAACGTCATTTTGGCTCATAATCATACACTCGAATTGCGGTAGGTTTACGTATTAGTGCTTACCCGCAACTAAAcctaatttatttatgtaactGACGTAAGAGCTAAGCAGTTAGCAAAAATGAGAGCATAATGGCAAGAAAACAAAGACATGGTATGTATGTGGGCCAAATGCACCGAATAGAGTGGTGCCTTGATCCACGTGCTGACATGTGGAttgcattataattttgtgatGCCAGGGGTTGGGACCACGAcagaattttcaattttatcttcCCGGTTAGGTAGTTTTACTTACAAATACTAAGATACAGGAGTggtattcaaaataagaaaaactgatgttaaatcATTTGctttgatttttgtattttataaatCGGGGTCTGATTTCACTTGtgatttttgaaatgtaaaaattaaattaaatatttttagaaatttttgttataattagtaTCTTGTCGatgaatatctatttttttatggttaaacacaaatattataaatgttattttattttttaattttggaacctgaaaataaatataatgttttatttttaatttgaatgtttgttattcaagttgaaaataattactattttattttaagtttaattgttgtttatttatactgttttatggttaaactagttattatttaaattttatttaattattaacacaattttattatttaataataaaattttcaaaccacaaaaattaaatcaaactaaattaaaaaaagtaatttaatttagttcatattttataaataatttaaattgaatcaaattgcatcacatttgatttttttacttgattGAGACTAAACTTTAAGTTAAAATTACACCGCAAACAACTCTGCTCACATatgattaataatttctttagttttatgttttttaaggtaattattatttttatatcaagaactaaaatagtaaaaaataactttaactgAATACatctaaaactttttttttctttataaaattgataaattaactTACCAAAGAAATACtctattagtattattttcttttaatgtgtGTGCATTGGAgcttttttagaattaattgaAAACTAGAGCAGTACTAATTGAATGGAATTGCACACTCCTGAATCCTGAATGGAATTGACACGGGATCGTCACACGTGGTCAAACAGGGTCACCTTAACTCCATCTCTGTTTTCCGTTTATTCTCTTTGCTCCCAGCTCCGACAAACAGCACAACACAACGTCTTCATCCATTTCAACACCTCTCATTGACCACACAAccatttttctctctctgcACTCTCCAATCATGCGCCTAACTTACTAACAACTCTTCAACTTTATAGCCACCGAAACGATGTCGGAGAATCTCGACGCTTCCGAAATCTCGCCGAGCACTTCGTCCGCAAGTCTCGGCGAGACGCCGGAAATTGCCGCCATACCACTCGGAATCGATCTCGTGTCGGCGGCCAGGCGAAATATCTGCTTCTTGAGGACCGTGGCGGATTCTTTGTGGCTTCACCACACGCCCATTATGGTCGAAGCCGTAAGAAGGTCAACTCTTTAGACTAAATAGCACTCCCCTCGTGTGTTTTCTTGTTACAGTAATCTAATCTGACGGTGGAGCGTTTTTGCAGGTACCATGATTTCTGGATGCCGTTGATTGCTGATCTCACGCTGCAAAACTCTTCCCCTCCCATGATTCTTCCTCCCCTTGACATCCACTGGGTTTGGTTCTGTCACACTTTAAACCCCGTAAGTTCGTTatccttgaaaaatatatatattttttttaaaaaaagcaaaatttattcagtatttaatgatgttttattttagGTGAGTTACAGGGAATACTGTGAAACGAGATTCTCGAAGCTGATTGGCAAAGCGGGAATCTTTGACGAAGAGAACAGAGAGTACGCGTTGATGCGGTGCATGGAGATTTGGAGCAGTAGATACCCGTTGGAGTCGTTTGAGAACGAGGCGAGTTGGGATTCGCAGGATTCGGATACTGTGGCTGTTGTTGGGGGGAGTTTGAAGGAGAGAGTGTTTAAGGAAGTTGAAAAGCAGAGGGTGTTGTTGTGTTCCATGTTTGTAGAACCGTACAGGTCCGAGATGGTGTACTTGATTGCAGCGAGACAGCGATACAAGGCTTTCTTGTTTATGCTGCAGAGGTTCACACGTGAGTTCTCTTCGCGCTTGGTTCCTACTTCGGACATTCTCTTAATGTGGCTGACCCATCAGGTGCGTTTCACCTTGACTTCAATTtcgtttattgaattatttgttcttttggtgactttcttttcttcctatgTTAATTTTCTCAATTCCTCTTTTCTGATTCTCGTTTATATTActttaattgttttgttttgatggAGTAGAGCTACCCAACAGTGTATTGTGAAGATTTGAAAGCATTAGCTATAGAAGGTGATCTGCAGAAGGTGGCAACTCTGTCTGAAACGGTGAAGGAAAAGGAGTCTGAAGAAACCAAGAAGTTGTGGGATAGGGCGTTTAatcaaccttatgagaaagctggTGGAGAGGTGCCTTTTATGTTGGACGTTGTTACCTCAATCAAATCCCCTGTCTATTGGGAGGAATCAGGCACAGATGTCAATACAAAATACAGGTCCATGCTTCCAAGATTTTTATTGGAGGTCAATTTCATATTCTCTTTCTCTATATGCTTCTTTTGCTGTCTTTTCTTTTATACTTGCTAGAATGTTGTGGACTGGATTGCAATTTTCTGTTCAGTCTTTGTTGTAAGTGACATAAAGTAGTTTTGTTTGGTTAATGTTAAGGGACACCATCATCAACTTGGTTGTAGAAACAGTAGAATCTGATAGCCATATTCTTTGGCTTTAGTTTGCCTAAACACGAGGATGTTATTTAATACACCATTCAATTCTTTCTGTTGGTAATTTTTTCATACATCTATGAGGAACCTACTCCAAGCTTCTATGCAATAGTGTATAAGTGGTGGTGTTGCAACAATATGTAGCATCTTTCAGACAATACCTGCTCTAGAATATCATGGACATATATGACAGTATTGCAAAAGAATAAAGTGTGTCTAATTTTTACAATGCAGGCCTGTGTGTTTGTGAGGCTTAAGCAAAGAATAACAACATTGCAGAAGGATATAAACCATGATTTCCTACACCTCCGAATAGTAAGGTGTCATAGTGAACTAAAGCTAGATAAAGCCTTGTCCAAGTTCACCAATGATTCATGGAAAAAAGCTTGGCACTTTTACTGTGAGTTTGGGACTAAGGGAGTTATGTTTGAGTATCGTCGTCATGGTGGTAACTGCCTAAGAGGAAGTAGCCTGCTAGATACTGTTTCGTTCCGCTGGAATGATTTATTGAGAGCAGATTCTTTAACTTTGGAAAAGGAAGTTAGTCAACAGGTGAATGTTGTTACGTCAATAACCCCACCAGTTCAGGCACCATACTTGTTGAAATGTGTACCTGATCGAGTCACTGATGATTCTGGGGCTATGATATCTGATGTGATTCTGAAGATGAATAGTTATCGTCCACAAGAAGGGCGATGGTTGTCTCGCACAGTTCTTGATCATGCAGGGAGAGTGTGTTTTGTTATTAGAATTAGGTGAATTTCATGAACTCTACCTTGATAATAAGAGATACTGGGTACAGTTAATACTGCAATACCATTTTGTACTTATTAACAGGCAAATATTTCAACTACAGGGTAGGAGGAGGATTTTGGAGAAGAGGGGGTGAAGCTCCTTCAGCTGTAAAATGGGAAGATAGGATTATAGAGATACGGGAAGGATCTTGGTCTTATGTTGCTGGTTACATTGGTAGAGCACCTGGTATGTTTTATGTTCAGGTTACATAAATTTAATCGTGGTAGATCTGTCTTAACTTCCTTGCATAGTTCAAAAACTATACTTCTGCTCAGAAAATATCTTGCTTTCATATCttatttctttgattctttCATATTAGTTCAGATTCAGAAGTTGTCTGAAGGTAGTTTATATTTCACGTTGAGAAAAAAATCTCAGCCTTCAATACTTGTCAAAGATAGGCCCCCCCACCGCACTCCTAAATTGGCTATATTCTGTGACATTATGTTTGGCTTCTACTAAGCCTTGGTCCTATCTCTTTATAATTTAGCTATATTAGGTGTTGTGAAGTAATACTTGAACTTCATGTTTTTATGTCTCCCTCTTGATATGATGCTTGTTTGACGACATAgttataatacaaaattatatttctgcTCCTATCCTTGTGGAGCAAAtctcaaatatttcttttttgtttctgtcTAGTACAGAGAAGGTGGTGGCCACTGCAACACCAAAGGAACCTACTGAACAATGTAAAGCTGCATGGTGCTTTTCAACAGGAGATGAACTTACAATACAATGGGAGTCATCACAATCAGTGTCAGGTCTCACCTTTAGTTTGCTAAATCAAACATCTCTAGAGTCATCGGTAGAGTGTCAACTTCCCTAAACATTATCCTAAAATCCTTCAAATTTTGCTTCTTAATCTGGCTAACTCCCAAGTTGCAATCATCAATTGCAGGTACAGTTATTGAGAGGGAGGCAGATGCAATATCAAGTAAAGAAAACAAAGTCAAAGAGAAAAGGCGAAGACATGAAAATCGAGTTAGAGGAGAAAGAGATCGAGGGAGAAGAAGACGAGGAGAGTTTTATAACAGTAGTCCGTTTCACAGAAGATAACCCAGATGGAAAAGCAACTGCTCTTCTAAATTGGAGGCTAttggttgttgaagtattgccaGAAGAAGATGCAGTACTGATgcttctcctttgcctttcaATACTCAAAAGTGTATCAGAAATGAAGAAACAAGACGTGGGAGGCTTGTTGGTGAGGAGAAGATTAAAAGAAGCAAGGCTTGGAAGTAGGGATTGGGGTTCTGTGATACTTCATCCATCTTCATGGTCATCATCCATTGATTCAACTTATCTTCAACCCTGGCATTGGAATGCTGTGGTTGTCATGAAATCTGATGCTGTAGATCAGCTGAAAAGGTATCCAACATTAAGTCCATCACCAGTGGAAGGTAGTGACAAGTTATACAAACAAGGAATTTTAAGTTAAGCCTGTCTTCAATTTTAGCAAGTACTATTACTATCAttaattgcaaaaataaaataaaaaattgcttgCTTCAAGTTCACATTTTTTCTGTTCAAAATTCTGAGCCAGAAAAGTTTGTTTGGAGCATAAAATCCCCTCCTCCATAATTTTAGCTGTGTGCGTGtacaaattttattcaaattcaattgagtTTAACTgaatttagtttatattttttaaaataaaaaattaattatataacttatatatagttgaatcaaaattttaacGTTTGAGAAATATTGAATTCAATTGAATGCAAAATGCCATTGATTTGGTATtttcttaactaatattttcattttgtactAATTTctacttatattaattatacagactatatataataagataataaattatatatgaaagttGACGATTTAAATCAAGAATGAATAGTGCATGCACTACAATGTAATGTAAAGgcttttccttttaattataaattcttatgtccagtaaattaatttatttttcaataacttATTCTATATTTAATTGCGTTTTTCAATAACTtccttaaaagttatatttaactATGATATATGGTTGATTAACACTTTTACACATACGGTTTACTCTATAACCAAATTCCAATGTAGCGATCCCTTCTATTTTGGTCAAAAGTAAGGTAAACTGCGATTCTTTGCGGCACATGTTTCTTATTGTGACAGTGTAGCCAATTGAAGGTTGCATGCTTGCAGCACATGCTATTTAATGTGATAGTGTAGTCATTtcatttttacatatataatgttattttccgtcgcatgtttttttaatgagtatttctttttatatatctgTACTTTCCtcaaatattattaatcaaatataattaatctcaaattaaattttaaaacttgatTCACCCATGTTAAATGAAGATAAAAGGATTAATTTAAGATGATTGAGAGATAAATTTTTGGTTAGTTGTAAGGGTAATGCGTGAAATGCATATCTAaaggagagaagagaaaaatatattgagaTTAATTGTCTAATTAGGATAGTGAGAATAGCGAAATTAAGTCCTAGGTTTCAAgttctatattttaatttatcttatagaaagtaaatttattttaattaaacaaaactatTGAAGTTCAATTTGGAGATTGATGGTTAAGAAGTAGAAGGTTATTTGagatgattgaaaaataaatttctggCTAGTTACAAAGGTAGTATATTTAATACGCTTCTAAAAGACAGAAGAATGAGAATATATTATCGATATAGTGTCTAGTTAAGAGATAAGGAAAGTGACACtgacaataataaattatgtaaattataatttataatatagaattagatttgatttctttttacaACTGGCGTGCGTGACTAGTCTATTATAGTCCGatatttctttccttctttgatATACGCTTATACGCGTAGAATATATTTGTGAAGGCCATGAAATGGAGACGTATCACGTATGTAAAACTTTTACCTCTACGCACGttggaatttaaattttaaacatgcGTGCCTTCCACTAACTCAAGCTTTTGTTCGTTGATTGAAATCAAGTTATAATGAGAACCATAACTATGTGAATAATGTGACCATGTCCTTTCTTACAATTCGACACCGTTTTCGCACCCTGAAGTGTAGTCAAGTTAATGCAGCTAAATATAAATATGCAATAGCTTAAGTTAAGTCTTCACAAGCATAAACCCAATATTGCTATGGccacaaacatgaaaatatgcaCTACCTTGTACACCCTTGTTTTCCTCTTCACCCTCTGTCTTTTTTCATCACATGCAGCTTTCTCCTCCACTCCAAATGGCTCATGCGACACCACACCCTACCCAGCATTCTGCAAAACTACTCTGCCAGCTTCTCAATATTTATCCATACAAGACCAATGCCGTTTCTTCCCTCAGCAATCCTTATCAATCACAAAAACCATTTTCAATTTGGTCTCTTCTTATCTCAGAGACCCCTACACCATTCCTCATTCAACAGTGCACGCCCTTGAAGATTGTCTTAATCTTTCAGAACTTAACTCTGATTTCTTGTCCAATGTCCTCCAAGCCATTGAAAACACCCTGGCTAGCTATGAGGTCTATGACTTACAAACCttgcttagtgcaattttaACTAACCAACAAACGTGCTTGGATGGTTTTAAAGAGGTAACACCCTATCCTATAGTTACCAATGCCTTATCAAGTCCTCTTTCTGATGCAATCAAACTATATAGCACATCTTTAGCCCTTTTCACCCGTGGTTGGGTTAGTGCAGCCACCACCACCACAGGAAGTTCAACCACGGTTGAGACTATTATTAATAGAAAGTTGCTGCAAACAAGCGTTGACGACAATGTGGTGGTGAACCCAGATGGGTCTGGGGATTTCGCCACCATAAATGATGCAATACATGCTGCACCTAACAATACCGGTACCAACAACGGGTACCATGTAATTTATGTTGTCGCTGGGATTTACAATGAGTACGTGTCTGTTCCTAAGAGCAAGCAGAACCTAATGCTCGTTGGAGATGGCATCAACCGCACTGTGCTCACTGGCAATCGCAGCGTGGTCGATGGCTGGACCACTTTCCAATCTGCCACTTTCGGTGAGCTATGTTGAAAGCTCACGTTAGATATAGCTATCATGTTCTAAAATGTCACGTATTATCTGTTTATGCATGCTCATTAATTCCAGTACTTGGGTCGGATAAGGAGTTGAAATCTAAGTTATTTAGATATTATTCTTAACACAAAGTTCTCAAATCCATCAGTGATATATATGAGTGGACATTTTTATGAGAGTAAAAAAAGTAAATCTAAACCATATATATAATCAACATGAATGATCAATACGGTCCCTAACCCaattaattgaatataatatataaattgttataaattatactattaattaagaatttatttttaattaatttctatgatatctgttttcaatttctaccaataaatagaaaacataaatcatcatatttaatattagataactactttaaaaaaaagtgatacgactttttaaaattctcatgatttatgtgttttaattttgaccAAAGgataaattatcaatatttatttctttgacTCTCACTAGATACTTTCTGTACATATTCTTATCAAAGATTATTTTCCTATGAGACATTCAATTTGACCTTTTGTACTTAACTTTTTCTTATGCCAATTCAGAAAATTGTCACATATTAGACTTATCTGCTTGTGTGTTGTTCAGCTGTAGTTGGAAAAGGGTTTGTTGCAGTGAACATAACATTTCGCAACACTGCGGGATCCAGCAAGCATCAAGCAGTGGCTGTGAGAAACGGGGCAGACATGTCCACGTTCTACAATTGTAGTTTTGAAGGTTACCAAGATACACTGTATGTACATTCCCTAAGGCAATTCTACAAAAGCTGTGACATTTATGGAACAGTGGACTTCATATTTGGCAACGCAGCAGCACTACTCCAGGATTGTAACATGTATCCAAGACTTCCTATGCAAAACCAGTTCAATGCAATCACAGCACAAGGCAGAACAGATCCAAACCAAAACACTGGCATCTCCATACAAAACTGTTGCATAATAGCAGCCAGTGACTTGGGTGATGCTACCAACAATTATAATGGGATAAAGACATATTTGGGTCGGCCTTGGAAGGAGTATTCGAGGACTGTTTACATGCAATCTTTCATTGATGGCCTAATTGATCCAAAGGGGTGGAACGAATGGTCAGGGGATTTTGCTTTGAGCACGCTGTATTATGCAGAGTTTGCTAACTGGGGACCTGGTTCT includes these proteins:
- the LOC100810329 gene encoding pectinesterase; amino-acid sequence: MATNMKICTTLYTLVFLFTLCLFSSHAAFSSTPNGSCDTTPYPAFCKTTLPASQYLSIQDQCRFFPQQSLSITKTIFNLVSSYLRDPYTIPHSTVHALEDCLNLSELNSDFLSNVLQAIENTLASYEVYDLQTLLSAILTNQQTCLDGFKEVTPYPIVTNALSSPLSDAIKLYSTSLALFTRGWVSAATTTTGSSTTVETIINRKLLQTSVDDNVVVNPDGSGDFATINDAIHAAPNNTGTNNGYHVIYVVAGIYNEYVSVPKSKQNLMLVGDGINRTVLTGNRSVVDGWTTFQSATFAVVGKGFVAVNITFRNTAGSSKHQAVAVRNGADMSTFYNCSFEGYQDTLYVHSLRQFYKSCDIYGTVDFIFGNAAALLQDCNMYPRLPMQNQFNAITAQGRTDPNQNTGISIQNCCIIAASDLGDATNNYNGIKTYLGRPWKEYSRTVYMQSFIDGLIDPKGWNEWSGDFALSTLYYAEFANWGPGSNTSNRVTWEGYHLIDEKDADDFTVHKFIQGEKWLPQTGVPFKAGLQ
- the LOC100809797 gene encoding uncharacterized protein isoform X3 — encoded protein: MSENLDASEISPSTSSASLGETPEIAAIPLGIDLVSAARRNICFLRTVADSLWLHHTPIMVEAVRRYHDFWMPLIADLTLQNSSPPMILPPLDIHWVWFCHTLNPVSYREYCETRFSKLIGKAGIFDEENREYALMRCMEIWSSRYPLESFENEASWDSQDSDTVAVVGGSLKERVFKEVEKQRVLLCSMFVEPYRSEMVYLIAARQRYKAFLFMLQRFTREFSSRLVPTSDILLMWLTHQSYPTVYCEDLKALAIEGDLQKVATLSETVKEKESEETKKLWDRAFNQPYEKAGGEVPFMLDVVTSIKSPVYWEESGTDVNTKYRSMLPRFLLEACVFVRLKQRITTLQKDINHDFLHLRIVRCHSELKLDKALSKFTNDSWKKAWHFYCEFGTKGVMFEYRRHGGNCLRGSSLLDTVSFRWNDLLRADSLTLEKEVSQQVNVVTSITPPVQAPYLLKCVPDRVTDDSGAMISDVILKMNSYRPQEGRWLSRTVLDHAGRVCFVIRIRVGGGFWRRGGEAPSAVKWEDRIIEIREGSWSYVAGYIGRAPEKVVATATPKEPTEQCKAAWCFSTGDELTIQWESSQSVSGTVIEREADAISSKENKVKEKRRRHENRVRGERDRGRRRRGEFYNSSPFHRR
- the LOC100809797 gene encoding uncharacterized protein isoform X1, which codes for MSENLDASEISPSTSSASLGETPEIAAIPLGIDLVSAARRNICFLRTVADSLWLHHTPIMVEAVRRYHDFWMPLIADLTLQNSSPPMILPPLDIHWVWFCHTLNPVSYREYCETRFSKLIGKAGIFDEENREYALMRCMEIWSSRYPLESFENEASWDSQDSDTVAVVGGSLKERVFKEVEKQRVLLCSMFVEPYRSEMVYLIAARQRYKAFLFMLQRFTREFSSRLVPTSDILLMWLTHQSYPTVYCEDLKALAIEGDLQKVATLSETVKEKESEETKKLWDRAFNQPYEKAGGEVPFMLDVVTSIKSPVYWEESGTDVNTKYRSMLPRFLLEACVFVRLKQRITTLQKDINHDFLHLRIVRCHSELKLDKALSKFTNDSWKKAWHFYCEFGTKGVMFEYRRHGGNCLRGSSLLDTVSFRWNDLLRADSLTLEKEVSQQVNVVTSITPPVQAPYLLKCVPDRVTDDSGAMISDVILKMNSYRPQEGRWLSRTVLDHAGRVCFVIRIRVGGGFWRRGGEAPSAVKWEDRIIEIREGSWSYVAGYIGRAPEKVVATATPKEPTEQCKAAWCFSTGDELTIQWESSQSVSGLTFSLLNQTSLESSVQLLRGRQMQYQVKKTKSKRKGEDMKIELEEKEIEGEEDEESFITVVRFTEDNPDGKATALLNWRLLVVEVLPEEDAVLMLLLCLSILKSVSEMKKQDVGGLLVRRRLKEARLGSRDWGSVILHPSSWSSSIDSTYLQPWHWNAVVVMKSDAVDQLKRYPTLSPSPVEGSDKLYKQGILS
- the LOC100809797 gene encoding glycine-rich domain-containing protein 2 isoform X2, which gives rise to MSENLDASEISPSTSSASLGETPEIAAIPLGIDLVSAARRNICFLRTVADSLWLHHTPIMVEAVRRYHDFWMPLIADLTLQNSSPPMILPPLDIHWVWFCHTLNPVSYREYCETRFSKLIGKAGIFDEENREYALMRCMEIWSSRYPLESFENEASWDSQDSDTVAVVGGSLKERVFKEVEKQRVLLCSMFVEPYRSEMVYLIAARQRYKAFLFMLQRFTREFSSRLVPTSDILLMWLTHQSYPTVYCEDLKALAIEGDLQKVATLSETVKEKESEETKKLWDRAFNQPYEKAGGEVPFMLDVVTSIKSPVYWEESGTDVNTKYRSMLPRFLLEACVFVRLKQRITTLQKDINHDFLHLRIVRCHSELKLDKALSKFTNDSWKKAWHFYCEFGTKGVMFEYRRHGGNCLRGSSLLDTVSFRWNDLLRADSLTLEKEVSQQVNVVTSITPPVQAPYLLKCVPDRVTDDSGAMISDVILKMNSYRPQEGRWLSRTVLDHAGRVCFVIRIRVGGGFWRRGGEAPSAVKWEDRIIEIREGSWSYVAGYIGRAPVQRRWWPLQHQRNLLNNVKLHGAFQQEMNLQYNGSHHNQCQVQLLRGRQMQYQVKKTKSKRKGEDMKIELEEKEIEGEEDEESFITVVRFTEDNPDGKATALLNWRLLVVEVLPEEDAVLMLLLCLSILKSVSEMKKQDVGGLLVRRRLKEARLGSRDWGSVILHPSSWSSSIDSTYLQPWHWNAVVVMKSDAVDQLKRYPTLSPSPVEGSDKLYKQGILS